Proteins encoded in a region of the Scatophagus argus isolate fScaArg1 chromosome 1, fScaArg1.pri, whole genome shotgun sequence genome:
- the LOC124057450 gene encoding stereocilin, giving the protein MILAQAVFNGSLSEGAKGDQRDAILREIISKLSTGSGWNTQKPPPETNKDQSVHPWVRNIMGHLKTLGLLPSKNLPSLNKPIDRRRLSGFLYNISLYLQEMGAELEEAPAEPGEDQLWEKVLHFFLQSEGNAALNQWNGRVPPRPSVRVQDWFMSLRGSPHWDWLLGLLQSLINLSERQPHRPLLTYLSQNWRTVSAVLEAALQALVSGTYGQASAGLQGFICALKGRGDCAFNVSWLQQLLRFLETRNWKPVVSLHPAGEGAEHSKGSGAFGRLKPFSFPPEVMRQDGLSGNASQDDMMVTEDDPDSMQSLLLQALSRSGGGERGGHLAQKNLALVQSLDGLRKGLLHRVGSSVYSNLRKKVSQVTMALLDDVSSLVDVPQPNARSRCSVGDLRQLILWGIRHNVTWNAQALGVTSHGLPSSLPFLSCPSTEGGEQRSRQTPADSSPKTAPSLRTISKQKRLHELSTSPRRSQFNWTQTGRTRESNDQQKEMEYYSSTEILEAACNESIPGLTGVSNFTVFLYCKLFEGENGSADPAVAQMGLDLHATCSDAAWYLSAAEEDFLWVHVCSEFFAHEFNNTVCANSSFWLQRANQAILTKDYHVFNQTSIDDLCVQLSGETTGSPDLDENCLAQLGNRLLSAQTFRHCFLPNNSVLISALCGRQSPDLHQSLPEGSWAATYCSKIQNLSHVALIEETCQYSQWAVHHFTNSTLLELCGQTRGLREYICLNATLYNQLLRAMPQFVDFCADLLAELEGRKCLLQRFFDMLPAPYEFDTSQLCVDPAPLLAEVVHKLSVCEVEGGEREGFLVVLGYVLRVLDFMVGLSAGLDEGEREARQGFGQAILLSSLLDNSSWATLEPEASMSVLRTVGVFLRREQNATLKEDLLSCFSPVLWDLIQRDTNSSALRVLLQEYLQMPRDSIRTLVMSAEKDAVKRFLSHMHQSWDQLQVETDQASQKELQAMETMTAAFIHKFPRVTPELFVDLSQFIPFMSVSDIMSFPASLIVNDSVLTAIRDHSSGMKSLQKKAFVKRLLQSSAVGDVPTWPPYFLSSILPLMPYLPVSHFQQLTSQQLTPLVEFLGNSSLDGVRGRHVLRTVFSKKKNLTSDNILRLGILACYLDPVDLGSYLQEVSVSSALWQQLAQCMSKGFVSDSGRLSSWLIPAIQNLNISSVAPTELSALSGLSSQLGTSFLLSLPSQQLLEILSQPGLHRYTPAQAFQMLSKISKDTTLTMEKLCKLKPLHCGLSPAVLRDLQWPEISEAAHCQCWRMLLTELKPGHRAMLYNAVQEALHRDLQNFTQQANCLLPFVPLRKLTESLHGETILRDISLYRDIPWSPQQAQLLFKKIHEFTNISSKIVRDLGHIASGMSCDLLRLWSNDTDVAALLQFISELPAGMRPALRKCIVEELRKQPELDLGALGSGFTATLPVTMIESLSNVSFRAILDHIQAHFADFLRLPHYKQTNLAEKAVTELGSSQAAGEINGTTLDILGPLLPFLDRDSLALVDRGALALRLEEMRSFCFPKEALRDIGALLTQKDLLGEPSKWQPGDVEHLGRLVFSLSTKQINSIPLTVLNKDTVEQVLVGQGHWEDSEVGRVCVTQCMDQHRQRQQTQSLIRGIVKARSRRAKAPVPSCADIRGTFPSAWTSSQLSRMSQEDLKQCVEVFGQDASLSSEQRRALWVKLRQSFSPVRELKADQVLALGSLVTEMGERELHDVSLTDLSVLAHLGTLTGWSPKKMRAVISGVMRKRKLKVEQLTATDLATFGRLICGLYPSEIKRLSAYNLSMAVPFLRETSLPCTEQQMEALTSRLSRPEAFGPVSAWGPEVFLEIGTLSVGLDDMVLSALVQEQVEGIIPEAIALMTPKKMAVVFSAFRLSWLSVEQAWAVTEEQWAELDTEQRHAIGLARYEGDVLLELRGRNLSPAAVDADSFAVRSLTLCLLLWQLI; this is encoded by the exons ATGATTCTGGCTCAAGCTGTGTTTAATGGCTCTCTTTCAGAAGGTGCAAAAGGGGACCAGCGAGATGCCATTCTTAGGGaaatcatttcaaaattgaGCACAGGAAGTGGTTGGAATACCCAAAAACCTCCTCCAGAAACAAACAAGGACCAGTCTGTCCACCCCTGGGTGAGGAATATCATGGGACACCTGAAAACACTCGGTCTACTTCCCAGCAAGAATCTGCCTTCATTAAACAAGCCAATTGACAGGCGTCGTCTCTCTGGCTTCCTCTACAACATCTCTCTGTACCTTCAAGAGATGGGTGCCGAACTGGAGGAGGCACCAGCAGAGCCAGGTGAGGATCagctgtgggagaaggtgctgcatttctttcttcagtctGAAGGCAATGCTGCACTGAACCAGTGGAATGGGCGGGTGCCACCACGTCCCAGTGTCAGAGTGCAGGACTGGTTTATGTCCCTGAGGGGCAGCCCTCACTGGGACTGGCTCCTGGGGCTGCTGCAGAGCCTAATCAATCTGTCAGAGCGTCAGCCCCACAGGCCCCTCTTGACTTACTTATCTCAGAACTGGAGGACAGTCAGTGCTGTGCTGGAAGCTGCACTTCAGGCTCTGGTCAGTGGGACCTATGGCCAGGCCAGTGCAGGTCTACAGGGCTTCATCTGTGCTCTTAAGGGTCGTGGTGACTGTGCCTTCAATGTAAGCTGGCTTCAGCAGCTGTTACGCTTCCTAGAAACACGCAACTGGAAACCTGTGGTCAGTTTACACCCTGCAGGGGAAGGTGCTGAACACAGTAAGGGCTCAGGGGCATTTGGACGTTTAAAGCCCTTCAGCTTCCCTCCTGAGGTTATGAGACAGGATGGGCTGTCTGGAAATGCATCTCAAGATGACATGATGGTCACAGAGGATGATCCAGACTCCATGCAAAGTTTACTGCTGCAGGCGTTATCACGTTCAGGTGGGGGAGAGCGAGGTGGCCACTTGGCACAGAAAAATTTGGCTCTTGTGCAGAGTTTGGATGGGCTCAGGAAGGGCCTCCTGCACAGGGTGGGTAGTTCTGTCTACAGTAACCTGAGGAAAAAAGTGTCACAAGTGACCATGGCACTGCTTGATGATGTCAGCAGCCTGGTGGATGTGCCACAGCCCAACGCTCGCAGTCGGTGCTCAGTTG gTGACCTGAGACAGCTGATCTTATG GGGGATAAGACATAACGTGACATGGAATGCTCAGGCTTTGGGAGTTACCTCCCATGGTCTCCCAAGCTCACTCCCATTCCTGTCCTGCCCCTCCACTGAAGGAGGTGAACAAAGATCACGACAAACGCCTGCAGATTCTTCTCCAAAAACAGCCCCCTCTTTACGAACAATCTCCAAACAAAAGCGCCTTCATGAACTCTCAACCTCACCTCGCCGCTCCCAATTCAACTGGACACAGACAGGGAGAACGAGAGAGAGCAACGACCAGCAGAAAGAGATGGAGTACTACAGCTCAACAGAAATCCTGGAGGCAGCATGTAATGAATCCATTCCGGGCTTGACGGGCGTCTCCAACTTCACTGTGTTCCTCTACTGTAAACTGTTTGAGGGGGAGAACGGATCAGCTGATCCTGCAGTGGCCCAGATGGGGCTCGACCTGCACGCCACATGCTCTGATGCAGCTTGGTAcctgtctgctgctgaggaggacTTCCTTTGGGTTCATGTCTGCAGTGAGTTCTTTGCGCATGaattcaacaacacagtgtgtgcCAACTCCTCTTTCTGGCTGCAGAGAGCAAATCAG GCCATACTGACAAAGGACTACCATGTTTTTAACCAAACAAGTATAGACGacctgtgtgtgcagctgtcagGTGAGACGACAGGAAGTCCAGACCTCGACGAGAACTGTCTGGCTCAGTTGGGCAACAGGTTGCTCAGTGCTCAGACTTTCAGACACTGCTTCCTACCCAACAACTCCGTCCTGATCTCAGCTTTGTGCGGGAGACAGTCTCCAGACTTGCACCAATCCTTGCCAGAGGGCAGCTGGGCTGCAACGTACTGCTCCAAAATACAAAACTTGTCCCATGTTGCCCTCATTGAGGAGACATGTCAGTATAGTCAGTGGGCTGTGCATCATTTCACCAACTCCACCCTGCTGGAGCTCTGTGGGCAGACACGAGGACTGAGAGAGTATATTTGTCTCAACGCCACACTATACAATCAACTTTTAAGAGCAATGCCTCAGTTTGTTGATTTCTGTGCTGATCTGCTGGCAGAACTGGAGGGCAGGAAGTGCCTCCTGCAGAGGTTTTTTGACATGCTCCCTGCACCTTATGAGTTTGACacctcacagctgtgtgtggatCCAGCTCCGCTGCTGGCGGAAGTTGTACACAAGCTGAGTGTGTGCGAGGTCGAGGGAGGGGAGCGTGAAGGGTTTTTAGTTGTGCTGGGATATGTGTTGCGAGTCCTGGACTTCATGGTGGGCCTCTCGGCGGGCCTGGacgagggagaaagagaggcgAGACAAGGTTTTGGCCAGGCCattctcctctccagtctcCTTGACAATTCCTCTTGGGCCACACTGGAGCCAGAAGCCTCCATGAGCGTCCTTCGCACTGTGGGAGTCTTCCTCCGCAGAGAGCAGAACGCAACTCTCAAAGAGGACCTGCTGAGCTGCTTCAGT CCTGTCTTGTGGGACCTCATCCAACGGGACACCAACTCGTCAGCTCTCAGGGTTCTGCTGCAG GAATACCTCCAAATGCCAAGAGACAGCATTCGCACTCTTGTGATGTCTGCTGAAAAGGACGCTGTTAAGAGATTTCTGTCCCATATGCATCAAAGTTGGGACCAGCTACAAGTTGAAACAGACCAG gcCTCTCAAAAAGAGTTGCAGGCCATGGAAACAATGACCGCTGCTTTCATCCATAAGTTCCCCCGAGTGACCCCAGAACTGTTTGTGGACCTGTCTCAGTTCATTCccttcatgtctgtctctgacATCATGAGCTTCCCAGCCTCACTGATAGTTAATGACAGCGT CCTGACAGCCATTCGTGACCACAGCTCGGGGATGAAGTCGCTGCAGAAAAAGGCCTTTGTAAAAAGACTCCTGCAGTCGAGTGCGGTGGGGGATGTCCCTACGTGGCCACCGTACTTTCTCAGTTCCATCCTCCCGCTTATGCCTTACCTCCCAGTCAGTCATTTTCAACAACTGACATCACAGCAG CTCACTCCTCTGGTAGAGTTTCTAGGAAACAGTAGTCTGGATGGTGTAAGAGGGCGCCATGTGCTCCGGACTGTCTTCAGCAAGAAAAAGAATCTGACCAGTGATAACATACTGAG GTTAGGAATCCTTGCATGTTACCTGGATCCGGTGGATTTGGGTTCATATCTTCAGGAGGTGAGCGTGTCTTCGGCTCTCTGGCAGCAGCTGGCTCAGTGTATGTCGAAGGGATTCGTAAGCGACAGCGGCAGG CTGTCCTCTTGGTTGATACCAGCCATTCAGAACCTGAACATCAGCAGCGTGGCTCCCACAGAGCTGTCTGCCCTCAGTGGTCTGTCCTCTCAGTTAGGAACTTCCTTCCTCCTGTCACTCCCCTCACAACAACTCCTGGAAATCCTCTCACAGCCAGGATTACACAGATATACTCCAGCACAG GCTTTCCAAATGTTATCCAAGATATCAAAGGACACTACT CTCACCATGGAAAAACTGTGCAAACTGAAGCCATTACACTGTGGTCTCTCCCCTGCTGTGCTCAGAGACCTCCAGTGGCCTGAGATCAGTGAGGCTGCCCACTGCCAGTGCTGGAGAATGCTGCTAACTGAGCTTAAGCCTGGCCATAGAGCCATGTTATACAATGCAGTGCAGGAG GCTCTTCACAGGGACCTGCAGAACTTCACTCAGCAGGCAAACTGTCTGTTACCGTTTGTCCCTCTGAGGAAGCTGACAGAAAGCTTACATGGAGAAACAATCCTGAGAGACATCAGCCTGTACAGAGACATACCCTGGTCACCACAGCAG GCTcaacttttgtttaaaaagatcCACGAATTTACAAACATTTCCAGCAAGATTGTGAG GGACCTGGGTCATATTGCGAGTGGAATGAGTTGTGACCTTTTGAGGCTTTGGAGCAATGATACAGATGTTGCAGCGCTGCTTCAGTTTATCAGTGAGCTGCCTGCAGGCATGAGACCTGCTCTG CGAAAATGTATCGTGGAAGAACTGAGGAAACAACCTGAACTCGACCTCGGTGCTCTGGGCTCTGGCTTTACTGCTACTTTACC tgTGACAATGATAGAGAGCCTCTCTAATGTATCCTTCAGAGCCATCCTGGACCACATTCAGGCACACTTTGCTGATTTCCTCAGGCTGCCACATTACAAGCAGACGAATTTAGCAGAGAAAGCCGTAACTGAGCTG GGCTCTTCTCAGGCTGCGGGGGAGATTAATGGCACCACTCTGGACATCCTGGGGCCTTTGCTGCCTTTCCTGGACCGGGACAGTTTGGCTCTGGTGGACAGAGGAGCTCTGGCTCTGCGGCTGGAGGAGATGAGAAGTTTCTGCTTTCCCAAAGAGGCTCTGAGAGACATTGGCGCCCTGCTCACTCAGAAAGACCTGCTTGG GGAGCCGTCAAAATGGCAACCTGGGGATGTTGAACATTTGGGCAGGctggtgttttctctctcaacaAAGCAGATCAACTCTATTCCACTG ACAGTGCTGAATAAAGACACGGTGGAGCAGGTCCTGGTGGGTCAAGGACACTGGGAGGACAGCGAAGTGGGTAGAGTGTGTGTCACTCAGTGTATGGACCAGCATCGTCAGAGACAGCAGACTCAGAGTCTCATTCGAGGGATTGTGAAAGCACGTAGCAGGAGGGCAAAAG CACCAGTTCCAAGCTGTGCAGACATCAGAGGGACTTTTCCTTCAGCTTGGACATCCTCTCAGCTCAGCCGCATGTCACAGGAGGATCTAAAACAGTGTGTGGAAGTTTTCGGTCAGGACGCTTCACTGAGCTCTGAGCAGCGCCGAGCATTGTGGGTGAAACTCAGGCAG TCCTTCAGTCCGGTGAGAGAGCTGAAGGCAGATCAGGTGCTGGCTCTGGGCTCACTGGTGACCGAGATGGGGGAAAGAGAGCTTCACGACGTCAGCCTCACTGATCTGAGCGTGTTGGCACATCTGGGCACGCTGACAGGCTGGAGCCCTAAAAAG atgagaGCGGTGATTTCAGGTGTGATGCGGAAACGCAAACTGAAAGTGGAGCAGTTAACAGCCACTGATCTGGCAACATTTGGCCGTCTGATCTGTGGTCTGTATCCCTCAGAGATCAA
- the LOC124057455 gene encoding dynein regulatory complex subunit 4-like — MPPKKKGKSKQPAKARTPTLINGLTKEEMSKEQLEEHIVRLREELDREREERNYFQLERDKIHTFWEITERQLEEVKAERKNLDKDIEEDEWRHQVEIKVYKQKMKHLLCEHENTISELKADGLVSAEAVQKEQEQLETELHKEMRAIMVDIQELDNENLVKELELKHDEEMTKTRNSWEKQLSEIKSKYEKRMELLPQELDNIRKNEISEREDHWNSHISALIEDHNKVFSEANALVNCMQQDLQLNDSLKQQIKDTKKKQKEKEKDLVRVLQDNKDLTELLSKVKEEISENEKKMNYYPNKKDAFEKVKTKELNDLKSDHEALEQKFSMLQMERDELYKTFAQNIQKVQHKAGVKIGLLERKLKALTDGVEKTQAQLSSVLSASNMDQTALRGVTNKIEKNIDSSNNSIKNLKFKKAQISKARKDLLLTYEAKQRALGVPVEEICRKRFESSLAGKSLK, encoded by the exons ATG CCACccaaaaagaaagggaaaagtaAACAGCCTGCCAAGGCGAGGACGCCCACACTGATAAATGGCCTAACCAAGGAGGAGATGTCCAAGGAGCAG ctgGAAGAGCACATTGTGCGCCTTCGAGAGGAGCtggatagagagagggaggagagaaactACTTTCAGCTAGAGAGGGACAAGATCCACACCTTTTGGGAGATCACAGAGAGACAGCTAGAGGAGGTAAAGGCTGAACGGAAAAACCTGGATAAGGACATAGAGGAGGATGAGTGGCGCCATCAAGTTGAGATCAAG GTGTATAAGCAGAAGATGAAGCACCTTCTGTGTGAACACGAGAACACGATCTCTGAGTTGAAAGCAGATGGTTTAGTCTCAGCTGAGGCTGTGCAGAAAGAGCAAGAACAATTAGAGACAGAGCTTCATAAAGAAATGAGAGCCATCATGGTAGACATCCAGGAGCTCGATAATGAAAACCTCGTCAAGGAGCTTGAACTG AAACATGATGAAGAAATGACTAAAACAAGGAACAGCTGGGAGAAGCAGCTCTCAG AAATTAAATCCAAGTATGAGAAAAGGATGGAGTTGCTTCCACAGGAGCTGGACAACATCAGGAAAAATGAGATCAGTGAGAGGGAAGATCACTGGAACAGCCACATCTCTGCTCTTATAGAAGACCACAACAAAGTTTTCAGTGAAGCTAATGCACTTGTTAATTGCATGCAACAGGATCTGCAATTGAATGATTCACTCAAG caacaaataaaagacacgaagaagaagcagaaagagaaggaaaaagaccTGGTCCGTGTTTTACAGGACAACAAAGATCTCACTGAGCTTCTCTCGAAGGTCAAGGAAGAAATctctgaaaatgagaaaaaaatgaactacTACCCGAACAAAAAG GATGCCTTTGAAAAGGTCAAGACGAAGGAGTTAAATGATCTAAAATCAGATCACGAGGCACTGGAACAGAAATTCAGCATG CTCCAGATGGAAAGGGATGAGCTGTACAAGACATTTGCTCAGAATATTCAGAAGGTTCAGCATAAAGCAGGTGTGAAGATAGGGCTGCTGGAAAGGAAGCTGAAAGCTCTGACAGACGGCGTGGAGAAGACGCAGGCTCAGCTCAGCTCGGTGCTTTCTGCCTCCAACATGGACCAAACTGCCCTCAGAGGGGTCACAAACAAAATCGAG AAAAATATTGACTCCAGTAATAATTCCATCAAGAACTTAAAGTTTAAAAAGGCTCAGATTTCAAAG GCCcgtaaggatttgctgctgaCCTATGAAGCAAAGCAAAGGGCTCTTGGAGTCCCTGTGGAGGAGATTTGTAGGAAGCGCTTTGAGAGCAGTCTGGCTGGGAAAAGTCTGAAATAA
- the LOC124057478 gene encoding transcription factor E2F4-like → MDPEGGPHSPNKGNAMPNENPRCQRSLRSLNALTTKFVSLLQEAEDGVMDLREAVRILAVGQKRRIYDITNVLEGIGLIVKNSKSMIKWKGTISGESEHELSKRLTKLKSELEDLEQKECMLDQQRFWVEQSIRNTTEDCSNLTYVHHEDICSCFSGHTLLAVRAPSGTQLDVPIPKAVQNCPAKYQIHLKSINGPIDVVLLNKHSVSSDPFVLPVPPPEDILRRAKSAMSAPDETESSILPSQASANTKQSTISRLTAMEDLQHLQSSSCVNAEPNRTDASGLQTLSTELEALLQPTKEIMNADRLKELLVSEVFSPLLRLSPPPTEQEYMCNLDESEGLCDLFDIPLFNV, encoded by the exons ATGGATCCCGAAGGTGGCCCACATAGTCCAAACAAAGGCAACGCCATGCCAAACGAGAACCCCAGATGCCAGAGGAGTCTTAGGAGCCTGAATGCGCTCACCACGAAGTTTGTCAGCTTGTTGCAAGAAGCTGAAGACGGTGTGATGGACCTCAGAGAA gcTGTCAGGATCCTGGCTGTTGGACAGAAAAGACGAATCTATGACATCACAAATGTGCTGGAGGGCATTGGTCTGATTGTGAAAAATTCTAAAAGTATGATAAAGTGGAA GGGCACAATCTCGGGAGAAAGTGAACACGAGTTAAGCAAGAGACTGACGAAGTTGAAGTCTGAGCTGGAGGACTTGGAGCAGAAGGAATGTATGTTGGACCAGCAGAGATTCTGGGTTGAACAGAGCATCAGGAACACGACAGAAGACTGCAGCAA TCTGACCTATGTGCACCATGAAGacatctgcagctgcttcagtg GCCACACTCTCTTGGCAGTACGAGCGCCGTCTGGCACACAGCTAGACGTTCCGATTCCCAAAGCC GTCCAGAACTGTCCAGCAAAGTACCAAATCCACCTGAAAAGCATCAATGGCCCGATAGATGTTGTGCTTCTTAACAAACACTCTGTCAGCTCTGATCCTTTTGTACTGCCAGTCCCACCACCTGAAGACATTTTACGGAGGGCCAAATCAGCCATGTCCGCTCcagatgagacagaaagcagTATCCTACCAAGTCAGGCTTCAGCTAATACCAAACAAAGCACAATATCAAGACTGACGGCTATGGAGGACTTGCAGCATCTTCAGTCATCGTCATGTGTAAATGCTGAACCTAACAGAACTGATGCATCTGGAT TACAAACTTTATCAACAGAACTGGAGGCCCTACTGCAGCCCACCAAAG AAATAATGAATGCAGATCGACTCAAAGAGCTCCTTGTCTCTGAAG TTTTTTCGCCACTCCTCCGTCTGTCTCCACCTCCAACTGAACAGGAATACATGTGTAATCTGGATGAGAGTGAAGGCCTCTGTGACCTCTTTGACATTCCTTTGTTTAATGTTTGA
- the si:ch211-122f10.4 gene encoding cathepsin A-like: MFARGLLACLLAVFQLGSRAHYAPDEVTYLPGMTFKPNYRQWSGYLQARPGKFLHYWFVTSQRDPVKDPLVLWLNGGPGCSSLDGFLSENGPFHVNDNGATLYENEFSWNKIANVLYVESPAGVGYSYSDDRKYATDDDQVAEDNYRALQSFFAKFPMFTQNEFFIFGESYGGIYAPTLSLRVATGAATINFKGFAVGNGLSSFAINDQTLIYFGYYHGLFGEDLWRDLNMNCCEKGNCNFYNSSSETCRTLVGVAFGIVYDSGLNEYALYLDCEGGRRSHRAYDRTMSHLFKNYRKHSHTHKFSDRVSLGEVPPCINSTAQMNWLNRGDVRKALHIPDTLPPWDICSDDVGEQYTNLYPTVKEVYLKLLSLGLRALVYNGDTDMACNFLGDQWFVEDLGMKMTTKYQHWIHDDQIAGFYQQFGNITFLTIKGAGHMVPQWAPGPAYHMFQSFLTNGPY; this comes from the exons ATGTTCGCCCGGGGGTTGTTGGCCTGCTTGCTGGCCGTGTTTCAGCTCGGCTCTCGGGCTCATTACGCTCCGGATGAGGTAACTTACCTGCCAGGTATGACGTTCAAACCCAACTATCGACAGTGGTCAGGATACCTCCAGGCACGGCCGGGAAAGTTTCTCCATTATTG GTTTGTGACTTCTCAGAGGGACCCAGTCAAAGATCCTCTGGTGCTCTGGCTGAATGGAGGCCCAGGCTGCAGCTCTCTGGATGGATTCTTGTCAGAGAATGGACCGTTTCAT GTAAATGATAATGGGGCCACACTGTATGAGAATGAATTCAGCTGGAATAAGATTGCCAATGTGCTGTATGTAGAATCTCCTGCTGGAGTGGGATATTCCTACTCTGATGACAGAAAGTATGCCACTGATGATGACCAG GTCGCTGAAGATAATTACAGAGCCCTGCAGAGTTTCTTTGCCAAGTTCCCGATGTTCACTCAGAATGAGTTCTTCATCTTTGGGGAAAGTTATGGTGGGATTTATGCACCAACCCTCAGCCTTCGCGTGGCTACTGGAGCTGCCACAATCAACTTCAAG GGCTTTGCAGTGGGAAATGGTCTCAGCAGCTTTGCCATCAATGACCAAACTTTGATCTACTTTGGTTACTACCACGGCCTGTTTGGAGAAGA CTTGTGGCGTGATCTGAACATGAACTGCTGTGAGAAGGGAAACTGTAACTTCTACAATTCCAGTTCAGAGACATGCAGGACGCTG GTGGGTGTGGCCTTTGGGATCGTCTATGACAGCGGACTGAATGAGTATGCCCTGTACTTGGATTGTGAGGGTGGCAGAAGATCCCACAGAGCCTACGACAGGACCATGAGTCACCTGTTTAAGAACTACaggaaacactcacacactcacaag TTTTCAGATCGAGTGTCTCTGGGCGAAGTCCCTCCCTGCATCAACAGCACAGCCCAGATGAACTGGCTGAACAGAGGTGATGTGAGGAAAGCTTTACACATACCAGATACACTTCCACCATGGGACATCTGCAG TGACGATGTTGGAGAGCAATACACCAACCTGTACCCGACAGTGAAGGAGGTGTATCTGAAGCTGCTCTCTCTGGGCCTCCGGGCGCTGGTCTACAACGGAGACACTGATATGGCCTGCAACTTCCTGGGAGACCAGTGGTTTGTGGAAGATCTCGGCATGAAG aTGACCACTAAGTACCAGCACTGGATTCATGACGACCAGATTGCAGGTTTCTACCAACAGTTTGGAAACATCACTTTCCTGACGATCAAG GGTGCAGGTCACATGGTTCCTCAGTGGGCTCCGGGTCCAGCTTATCACATGTTCCAGTCTTTCCTAACAAATGGTCCTTACTGA